One genomic window of Luteitalea pratensis includes the following:
- a CDS encoding SDR family NAD(P)-dependent oxidoreductase, with translation MQTGRLDGLSVVVVGGTSGMGLSSALACLREGAQVTVAGRDDIHAANAAERLGPETPCVLGDATDAELAPRVFAAALERFGRVDGVFHVAGGSGRRFGDGRLDQLSDEGWQQTIDLNLTTLFHTNRAAVRYFLGAAHGGSIVNMASVLAFAPASAHFGTHAYAAAKAAVIGLTTSCAACYASRDIRFNVVAPALVDTPMARRAVGDPEISAYIAHRQPLDGGRAARPDDVDGAVVFLLSHEARFVTGQVLAVDGGWCVSA, from the coding sequence ATGCAGACCGGGCGTCTCGATGGCCTGTCGGTCGTGGTCGTCGGCGGGACGTCCGGCATGGGCCTGTCGTCCGCCCTCGCGTGCCTCCGTGAAGGCGCGCAGGTGACGGTGGCCGGACGCGACGACATCCATGCGGCGAACGCTGCGGAGCGGCTCGGCCCGGAGACGCCCTGCGTCCTCGGCGATGCCACCGATGCTGAGCTCGCCCCCCGCGTATTCGCAGCCGCGCTCGAGCGGTTCGGGCGTGTGGACGGCGTCTTCCACGTCGCCGGCGGCAGCGGCCGACGGTTCGGCGACGGCCGCCTGGATCAGCTCAGCGATGAGGGCTGGCAGCAGACCATCGACCTGAACCTCACGACGCTGTTCCACACCAATCGAGCAGCCGTGCGGTATTTCCTGGGCGCCGCGCACGGTGGCTCGATCGTCAACATGGCGTCGGTACTGGCGTTTGCGCCCGCGTCGGCACATTTCGGGACGCATGCGTACGCGGCTGCCAAGGCAGCAGTCATCGGGCTGACGACCAGTTGCGCCGCCTGCTACGCGAGTCGGGACATCCGCTTCAACGTCGTCGCACCGGCGCTCGTGGATACGCCCATGGCACGGCGTGCGGTCGGTGACCCGGAGATCTCCGCCTACATCGCCCACAGGCAACCGCTCGACGGCGGCCGGGCCGCCAGGCCCGACGACGTGGATGGCGCGGTGGTGTTCCTGCTGTCGCACGAGGCGCGATTCGTGACCGGCCAGGTGCTCGCCGTCGACGGTGGCTGGTGCGTGAGCGCATGA
- a CDS encoding MBL fold metallo-hydrolase, translated as MIVPVQKDDELLLDIGAADARDGHVRLWWLGQSGFLVQFDGAHLLLDPYLSDALTAKYANTDKPHVRMTERLIDPARLDFIDIVTSSHNHTDHLDAETLGPLRHANPGLAIVVAEPNRGLVASRLQIDPQVLVGLAIGQHVDVGPFRIEAVPAAHEALDPQYVGYVVRCGAWTLYHSGDTVRFEGMADALRPHAVDVALLPINGRAPERRVAGNLDAGEAAALAHDIGARVAIPCHYEMFAFNTADPATFVEACRAAGQRAVVLHCGEQWSSSAI; from the coding sequence GTGATCGTGCCGGTGCAGAAGGACGACGAACTGTTGCTCGACATCGGCGCCGCTGACGCGCGCGACGGACACGTGCGCCTCTGGTGGCTCGGGCAGAGTGGCTTCCTTGTGCAGTTCGACGGCGCCCACCTCCTGCTGGATCCGTACCTGTCGGATGCACTCACCGCCAAGTACGCGAACACCGACAAGCCGCATGTGCGGATGACCGAACGTCTGATCGATCCCGCTCGCCTCGACTTCATCGACATCGTCACGTCGAGCCACAACCACACCGACCATCTGGACGCGGAGACGCTGGGGCCGCTGCGGCACGCCAATCCCGGCCTGGCGATCGTCGTCGCCGAACCGAACAGGGGCTTGGTGGCGAGCCGCCTGCAGATCGACCCCCAGGTGCTGGTGGGGCTCGCCATCGGCCAGCACGTGGACGTCGGCCCATTCCGCATCGAGGCCGTTCCAGCAGCGCACGAGGCGCTCGATCCGCAATACGTCGGCTACGTCGTTCGCTGCGGCGCCTGGACGCTGTATCACTCGGGCGACACCGTGCGTTTCGAGGGCATGGCCGACGCGCTGCGCCCTCACGCCGTCGACGTCGCCCTGCTCCCGATCAACGGACGGGCGCCGGAGCGTCGCGTCGCCGGGAACCTCGACGCCGGCGAGGCGGCCGCGCTCGCGCACGACATCGGGGCGCGTGTGGCCATTCCCTGCCACTACGAGATGTTCGCGTTCAACACGGCAGACCCGGCGACGTTCGTCGAGGCCTGCCGTGCCGCCGGTCAGCGCGCCGTCGTCCTGCACTGCGGCGAACAGTGGTCCAGCAGCGCCATCTGA
- a CDS encoding serine hydrolase — translation MTRLLHALATTCSLAALLVSLPAAPAFAQPAAAELDAVVTAAFVPDQPGGAVLVVKDGKVLFRKAIGMASMELGVPLQPDTIFRLGSITKQFTAAAIMMLVEEGKVSLTDPVEKYVPGYPTQGHVITVEHLLTHTSGIQSYTDIPGWFPGRIRADMAVLDLVDAFKKEPMQFAPGTRYAYNNSAYVLLGAIIEKAAGTTYEQFLTTRIFTPLGMTRTFYGSNEPIIRGRAQGYTRDDGVVKNSQFLSMTQPYAAGSLVSTLDDLARWDAALYTDRVVKAESLARMWTPYLLKDGSSTRYGYGFQVGDMRGQQAIEHGGGIPGFSTYALRLPQEHVYVVVLCNSDNPRVAPGYLARRLAAMAIGKPFPERTAITVESSVLARYVGTYSNDARDVRRTVTVEGSRIYLQRGGRPKVEIKAASATEFFLENSLTFVRFDVSADGKDATLLYYGDGSDTPERSRRISDTAPSAAPATTGPAGQRQP, via the coding sequence ATGACTCGATTGCTGCACGCCCTGGCCACCACCTGCTCGCTGGCTGCCCTGCTGGTCTCACTGCCCGCCGCACCGGCGTTCGCGCAGCCCGCCGCGGCGGAACTGGATGCCGTCGTCACTGCCGCCTTCGTGCCCGATCAGCCGGGTGGGGCGGTCCTGGTGGTCAAGGATGGCAAGGTGCTCTTCCGCAAGGCCATCGGCATGGCCAGCATGGAACTCGGCGTGCCGCTGCAGCCCGACACCATTTTCCGGCTCGGGTCGATCACCAAGCAGTTCACGGCCGCGGCGATCATGATGCTGGTCGAGGAGGGCAAGGTCTCGCTGACGGATCCGGTCGAGAAATACGTTCCGGGCTATCCGACCCAGGGACACGTGATCACGGTGGAGCACCTGCTCACCCACACCTCGGGCATCCAGAGCTACACCGACATTCCCGGCTGGTTCCCGGGTCGCATCCGGGCCGACATGGCGGTCCTGGATCTCGTCGATGCGTTCAAGAAGGAGCCGATGCAGTTCGCCCCCGGGACTCGTTACGCGTACAACAACTCCGCGTACGTGCTGCTCGGCGCGATCATCGAGAAGGCGGCGGGCACCACCTACGAGCAGTTCCTCACCACGCGGATCTTCACGCCACTCGGCATGACGCGCACTTTCTACGGCAGCAACGAGCCAATCATCCGCGGCCGTGCGCAAGGCTACACGCGCGATGACGGCGTCGTGAAGAACAGCCAGTTCCTCAGCATGACGCAGCCTTACGCAGCCGGCTCGCTGGTCTCGACCCTCGACGACCTCGCCCGCTGGGATGCGGCGCTCTACACCGATCGCGTGGTGAAAGCGGAGTCACTGGCACGGATGTGGACGCCGTACCTGCTGAAAGACGGCTCCTCCACCCGGTACGGCTACGGCTTCCAGGTGGGCGACATGCGCGGGCAACAGGCCATCGAGCATGGGGGCGGAATCCCCGGCTTCTCGACGTACGCGTTGCGCCTGCCGCAGGAACACGTCTACGTCGTCGTTTTGTGCAACAGCGACAACCCCAGGGTGGCACCGGGCTACCTTGCCCGGCGGCTCGCCGCCATGGCCATCGGCAAGCCCTTTCCGGAGCGCACGGCGATCACCGTCGAGTCATCCGTCCTGGCACGGTACGTCGGCACGTACAGCAACGACGCGCGCGACGTACGGCGTACAGTGACAGTCGAGGGCTCCAGGATCTATCTGCAGCGCGGAGGCCGGCCGAAGGTGGAGATCAAAGCCGCATCCGCTACCGAGTTCTTTCTCGAGAACAGCCTGACGTTCGTTCGCTTCGACGTCAGCGCAGACGGCAAGGACGCGACGCTCCTCTATTACGGCGACGGCAGCGACACACCCGAGCGGAGCCGACGCATCTCCGACACCGCGCCGTCGGCAGCGCCCGCGACGACCGGCCCGGCCGGGCAGCGCCAGCCGTAG
- a CDS encoding cobalamin-independent methionine synthase II family protein yields MPHALRTTVIGSYPFPAWLEFATGHMEAFGVDDVAEMVEDAVAVAVKDQADAGLDAISDGEQTRLDFNLSFYGFLEGLAPEGASRRRFGPPGHDQRGKHAVIGDLLAPRGLGTVEDFRRLQRLAPAGVGLKASVPGPYTLSGRLVPGGHYPDRWAVAEALMPIVRAELEALVAAGCRDVCVDEPSMSCYAHREDPRRFVTLFNDTVEGVRGRTRLSTHLCFGNFKARAVAPRSYAPLFPAFLDAHVDELHVEMASREFAELEVIEGIAERMDVAVGIIDVKSYYIETPEDVAARVRRCLAFARPERLAFAPDCGLSQTARWAAKRKLATMVEGVRRVREELALP; encoded by the coding sequence ATGCCGCACGCCCTGCGCACGACCGTCATCGGCAGCTACCCGTTCCCCGCGTGGCTCGAGTTCGCCACCGGACACATGGAGGCCTTCGGCGTCGATGATGTCGCCGAGATGGTGGAGGATGCGGTCGCGGTCGCCGTGAAGGATCAGGCGGACGCCGGGCTCGACGCCATCAGTGACGGCGAGCAGACGCGCCTCGACTTCAACCTGTCCTTCTATGGCTTCCTCGAGGGGCTGGCGCCCGAAGGGGCGTCGCGGCGGCGGTTCGGGCCGCCCGGGCACGATCAACGAGGCAAGCACGCAGTCATCGGAGACCTGTTGGCGCCGCGAGGCCTCGGTACCGTCGAGGACTTTCGGCGGCTGCAACGCCTCGCGCCAGCCGGTGTCGGACTCAAGGCCAGCGTGCCCGGCCCGTACACGCTGAGCGGCCGCCTCGTGCCCGGGGGTCATTATCCGGATCGCTGGGCAGTCGCCGAGGCCCTGATGCCGATCGTGCGTGCGGAACTGGAGGCGCTGGTGGCCGCAGGCTGCCGCGATGTCTGCGTCGACGAGCCGTCGATGAGCTGCTACGCGCATCGCGAGGATCCACGACGGTTCGTGACCCTGTTCAACGACACGGTCGAGGGCGTGCGTGGCCGCACGCGGCTCTCGACGCACCTGTGCTTCGGCAATTTCAAGGCCCGCGCGGTGGCGCCGCGCAGCTATGCGCCGCTCTTCCCGGCGTTCCTCGACGCGCACGTCGACGAGCTGCACGTGGAGATGGCAAGTCGCGAGTTCGCGGAGCTCGAGGTGATCGAAGGCATCGCAGAGCGCATGGACGTCGCGGTTGGCATCATCGACGTGAAGAGCTACTACATCGAGACGCCCGAGGATGTGGCCGCCCGCGTTCGCCGCTGCCTGGCGTTCGCACGCCCGGAGCGGCTGGCCTTCGCGCCGGATTGCGGCCTCAGCCAGACCGCGCGCTGGGCGGCGAAACGCAAGCTCGCGACCATGGTCGAGGGCGTCCGGCGGGTGCGCGAGGAGCTCGCGCTGCCGTGA
- a CDS encoding winged helix-turn-helix domain-containing tetratricopeptide repeat protein, with protein MSQPGPRASYRLRDVVLDVGAYTLRRDGRVIRLERQPMDLLILLVERRGQLVTRAEIVDALWGQDVFVDVETGVHTAIRKIRQALRDAPDAPTFIETVPGKGYRFVAPVEATAMAAVSPSAAPAGSPVAQVAQELPLLADEVTPGRTRREWVRSVAAVASLLVALAALASFVGWPATRRVGVTEPDAALTIAVLPFELLGGDPANAYLADGLMEDTIASLGRIDPGCITVIGRTSMQAYRRTTKSIAEIGRELGADYLVEGSVRAEGERLRITSRLVRPADQVQVWSQSFDRVVGSTFGIQQELSRSIADQVHIRLSPAASEALDRRHSRNEEAFDQFLRGRAAFHHRTPEGMRDAVAAFQRATELDPEYALAWASLGMSHATRAINADADPRVALRLSREAAQQAVKLDSDLAEAQYTLGYVRWLLEWDWDGAETAFRRATALDPSFGLVHQSLGRLLSQSGRHADANAELRRARELDPLDPVPAAMSSQAAFQARDFRAALELAHRTIAINPGFWYGYQMQAQAEAQLDSTASAMQSVQRAIQLSGRNSKPVSLHGYLLGRNGQAAEARALIASLEAQAAKTYVPPYTMALIQAGLGDRDGVFDWLERAYAVRDVHLIYLPVDVKWDPYRSDPRFASILARCGFTTR; from the coding sequence ATGTCCCAGCCCGGTCCACGCGCGTCGTACCGCCTGCGGGACGTCGTCCTCGACGTCGGCGCCTACACCCTGCGCCGCGACGGACGCGTCATCCGCCTCGAGCGGCAGCCCATGGACCTGCTGATCCTGCTGGTCGAACGCCGCGGGCAACTGGTCACGCGAGCGGAGATCGTCGACGCCCTGTGGGGGCAGGACGTCTTCGTTGACGTCGAAACCGGCGTCCACACGGCGATCCGCAAGATCCGCCAGGCCTTGCGTGACGCGCCTGACGCGCCCACGTTCATCGAGACCGTTCCGGGGAAGGGCTATCGGTTCGTCGCTCCCGTCGAGGCCACGGCGATGGCGGCCGTCTCACCCTCCGCGGCACCGGCCGGCAGCCCAGTCGCGCAGGTGGCGCAGGAGCTTCCACTCCTGGCCGATGAGGTGACTCCGGGCCGGACTCGTCGCGAGTGGGTGCGATCGGTCGCGGCGGTTGCCAGCCTCCTCGTGGCCCTCGCTGCCCTGGCAAGCTTCGTCGGCTGGCCGGCGACCCGCCGCGTGGGGGTCACCGAACCTGACGCGGCGCTGACCATCGCGGTGCTGCCCTTCGAACTCCTGGGTGGCGACCCGGCCAACGCCTATCTCGCCGACGGCCTGATGGAGGACACCATCGCGTCGCTGGGCCGGATCGATCCCGGCTGCATCACGGTGATCGGCCGCACGTCCATGCAGGCCTATCGTCGCACGACCAAGTCGATCGCCGAGATCGGTCGCGAGCTCGGCGCCGACTATCTCGTGGAGGGCTCGGTGCGCGCCGAGGGGGAGCGATTGCGGATCACGAGCCGGTTGGTTCGCCCGGCCGACCAGGTCCAGGTGTGGTCGCAGTCCTTCGATCGGGTCGTGGGCAGCACGTTTGGCATCCAGCAGGAGTTGAGCCGGTCGATCGCGGACCAAGTGCACATCCGGCTCTCACCCGCCGCCAGTGAGGCGCTCGACCGCCGGCATTCGCGCAACGAGGAGGCGTTCGACCAGTTCCTGCGTGGCCGGGCTGCGTTCCATCACCGCACGCCCGAAGGCATGCGGGATGCCGTCGCCGCGTTCCAGCGGGCCACCGAGCTTGATCCGGAGTACGCCCTGGCCTGGGCGAGTCTCGGCATGTCTCACGCGACCCGCGCCATCAACGCCGACGCCGACCCCCGCGTCGCGCTCCGGTTGTCGCGAGAGGCCGCGCAACAGGCGGTGAAGCTCGATTCCGATCTGGCCGAAGCACAGTACACGCTCGGCTACGTGCGCTGGCTGCTCGAATGGGACTGGGACGGTGCCGAGACGGCATTCCGTCGCGCCACTGCGCTCGATCCGAGCTTCGGCCTCGTACACCAGTCGCTGGGACGTTTGCTCTCGCAATCGGGCCGACACGCCGACGCGAACGCGGAACTGCGCCGCGCACGAGAACTCGATCCCCTCGATCCGGTACCGGCGGCGATGTCGTCGCAGGCGGCGTTCCAGGCAAGGGACTTCCGTGCGGCGCTCGAGCTCGCCCATCGGACGATCGCGATCAATCCTGGCTTCTGGTACGGCTACCAGATGCAGGCACAGGCCGAAGCACAACTCGACTCGACCGCCTCGGCGATGCAGTCCGTGCAGCGCGCGATTCAGCTATCCGGACGCAACAGCAAGCCCGTCTCGCTACACGGCTACTTGCTCGGCCGGAACGGTCAGGCCGCCGAGGCGCGGGCGCTGATTGCCTCGCTCGAGGCGCAAGCGGCAAAGACGTACGTGCCTCCTTACACGATGGCGCTCATCCAGGCCGGTCTCGGCGACCGCGACGGCGTGTTCGACTGGCTCGAACGTGCCTACGCCGTGCGCGACGTCCACCTGATCTACCTGCCCGTCGACGTGAAGTGGGACCCCTATCGCTCCGATCCGCGTTTCGCCTCGATCCTCGCGCGCTGCGGCTTCACGACCCGCTAG
- a CDS encoding ROK family protein — protein MSATAIGIDIGGTFTKIVVLDGDGAVVHRERMPTDPGTASRLPGDVGRAIERIESAFGATDAIGIACPGLVRRQGDAVHWMRGRLDVLEGLDWTRALDRRAPVRVINDAQAALAGECAIGAGRGCRDVVLITIGTGVGGAIMCDGRVLSGHVGRAGHLGHIALQVPGDKDIVNTPGSLEDAIGNCTIAARTGGRFTTTADLVAAHRQGDVDATRAWEKSVMLLGAGLASIVNAVDPARIILGGGIATHAGDALLVPLRHWMDEFEWRPCGTGVEIVIATLGEEAGAIGAAAHAREQIT, from the coding sequence ATGAGTGCCACGGCGATCGGCATCGACATCGGCGGCACCTTCACCAAGATCGTCGTGCTCGATGGCGACGGGGCGGTCGTCCATCGCGAGCGCATGCCAACCGACCCCGGCACGGCCAGTCGCCTGCCTGGCGACGTCGGTCGCGCGATCGAACGCATCGAGTCTGCGTTCGGTGCAACCGATGCCATCGGCATCGCGTGTCCGGGGCTGGTCCGGCGGCAGGGTGACGCGGTCCACTGGATGCGCGGCCGCCTCGATGTGCTCGAGGGCCTCGACTGGACTCGCGCGTTGGACCGGCGCGCCCCGGTACGCGTCATCAACGACGCACAGGCGGCCCTGGCGGGGGAGTGCGCGATCGGCGCCGGCCGCGGCTGCCGCGACGTCGTGCTGATCACGATTGGCACCGGCGTCGGCGGCGCGATCATGTGTGATGGCCGCGTGCTCTCGGGCCACGTCGGCCGTGCCGGTCACCTCGGGCATATCGCCCTCCAGGTCCCTGGCGACAAGGACATCGTCAACACGCCGGGAAGCCTCGAGGACGCGATCGGCAACTGCACGATCGCGGCGCGCACGGGTGGGCGTTTCACGACGACGGCCGACCTGGTGGCGGCACACCGGCAGGGCGACGTGGACGCCACGCGGGCCTGGGAAAAGAGCGTGATGCTGCTGGGCGCCGGCCTGGCGTCGATCGTGAACGCGGTCGATCCGGCGCGGATCATCCTCGGCGGCGGCATCGCCACGCACGCCGGTGATGCGCTGCTGGTGCCATTGCGACACTGGATGGATGAATTCGAATGGCGCCCGTGCGGCACGGGTGTCGAGATCGTCATCGCCACACTCGGCGAAGAAGCGGGCGCCATCGGGGCCGCGGCGCACGCGAGGGAGCAGATCACATGA
- a CDS encoding sugar isomerase domain-containing protein: MTPSDQYLLACAGLVDTVRRQHQAIVTAADWFARSIVAGRMVHVFGSGHSRIMVEEMWPRYGSFPGFNPIVELSLTFHNPVVGANGQRQAMFLENVSGLAERILRNFALSPQDSALVISSSGCNVVPIEMAEEFQRRGVRVVSIISRAHSDASTSRRQDGRKLQDFSDVVLDTGAPVGDAMVRVEGLDTPVAPGSTVGGCLLVNCLKAEIAHRLTQAGHAPRVLTASALIGAERATTLFESAYDEHAHRLSRLFATAGPS; encoded by the coding sequence ATGACCCCGTCGGATCAATACCTCCTGGCCTGTGCGGGCCTCGTGGACACAGTGCGACGCCAGCACCAGGCCATCGTCACGGCCGCGGACTGGTTCGCGCGCAGTATCGTCGCGGGGCGCATGGTCCACGTGTTCGGATCGGGCCACAGCCGGATCATGGTCGAGGAGATGTGGCCGCGCTATGGGTCGTTCCCGGGTTTCAACCCGATCGTCGAACTCTCGCTCACGTTCCACAATCCGGTGGTCGGAGCCAACGGGCAACGGCAGGCGATGTTCCTGGAGAACGTCTCGGGGCTGGCCGAGCGGATCCTGCGCAACTTCGCCCTCTCGCCGCAGGACTCGGCACTCGTGATCAGCTCGAGCGGGTGCAACGTCGTACCGATCGAGATGGCGGAGGAGTTCCAGCGCCGGGGCGTCCGCGTCGTGTCGATCATCAGTCGCGCCCACAGCGACGCGAGCACGAGCCGGCGTCAGGACGGCCGAAAGCTGCAGGACTTCTCCGACGTGGTCCTCGACACCGGGGCGCCCGTGGGCGATGCGATGGTACGGGTGGAGGGCCTCGACACGCCGGTCGCGCCTGGCTCGACCGTGGGCGGCTGCCTGCTCGTGAATTGCCTGAAGGCGGAGATCGCGCACCGGCTCACGCAAGCCGGCCACGCCCCGCGGGTGCTCACGGCAAGTGCGCTCATCGGCGCCGAGCGGGCCACGACG
- a CDS encoding DUF899 domain-containing protein, with product MEGPAIVTHDKWLTARIALLEKEKALTRARDALAAERRQLPMVKVEKRYVFDTPDGPRTLAELFDGRNQLVVYHFMFAPGWVEGCPSCSLLGDHLDPSAVHLAQRDVTVAVVSRATLPEINRFKRRMGWQFTWVSSHASDFNRDFHVSFTPDDVASGRGIYNFREQGFPAEEAPGFSVFFKDDAGQVYHTYSTYARGGEPFIGVYTFLDMVPKGRDEDGLAFTMSWVRHHDRYDESYRVDRSRQYAQPAAKADCCDPLQPA from the coding sequence ATGGAAGGTCCAGCAATCGTGACCCACGACAAGTGGCTGACGGCGCGTATTGCGCTGCTCGAGAAGGAAAAGGCGCTGACGCGCGCCAGGGACGCGCTCGCGGCCGAACGTCGGCAGTTGCCGATGGTGAAGGTCGAGAAGCGATATGTCTTCGACACCCCCGACGGCCCGCGCACGCTTGCCGAGCTGTTCGATGGTCGGAACCAGCTGGTGGTGTACCACTTCATGTTCGCGCCGGGGTGGGTGGAGGGGTGCCCGAGTTGCTCGCTGCTCGGCGATCACCTCGATCCGAGTGCCGTCCACCTCGCGCAGCGGGACGTCACGGTTGCCGTCGTCTCGCGGGCGACGTTGCCGGAGATCAACCGCTTCAAGCGGCGCATGGGATGGCAGTTCACCTGGGTGTCATCGCATGCGTCGGACTTCAATCGTGACTTCCATGTCTCGTTCACGCCCGATGACGTTGCCAGCGGACGGGGCATCTACAACTTCCGCGAGCAGGGATTCCCAGCCGAAGAGGCGCCGGGCTTCAGCGTCTTCTTCAAGGACGACGCCGGGCAGGTCTACCACACGTACTCGACGTACGCGCGCGGCGGCGAGCCCTTCATCGGCGTGTACACGTTCCTGGACATGGTGCCGAAAGGTCGTGACGAGGACGGCCTCGCGTTCACGATGTCGTGGGTACGCCATCACGACCGATACGACGAGTCGTATCGCGTGGATCGGTCGCGCCAGTACGCCCAGCCTGCCGCGAAGGCCGACTGTTGTGACCCACTGCAGCCCGCATGA